The Actinocatenispora sera genome has a window encoding:
- a CDS encoding ArsR/SmtB family transcription factor, with protein MLADPTRLRLLCLLRDAELDVGSLAAATGSARPAVSQHLAKLRLAGLVRTRRDGRRALYRARGGHVRRLVDEVLAAAQHHLTGAPDHD; from the coding sequence TTGCTCGCCGATCCGACCCGGCTGCGGCTGCTGTGCCTGCTGCGCGACGCGGAACTCGACGTCGGCAGCCTTGCCGCCGCCACCGGCTCGGCCCGTCCGGCGGTGTCGCAACACCTGGCGAAGCTGCGTCTGGCCGGGCTGGTGCGTACCCGCCGGGACGGCCGCCGCGCGCTCTACCGCGCCCGCGGCGGCCACGTCCGGCGGCTGGTCGACGAGGTCCTCGCCGCCGCCCAGCATCACCTCACCGGGGCGCCGGACCACGACTGA
- a CDS encoding carboxyl transferase domain-containing protein: MFSRVAIVNRGESARRLIHAARELSAQTGHRIETIALYTDVDRASTFVREADHAYDLGPASARPYLDLKVLERALRETRADAAWVGWGFVAEDPAFAELCEQVGVTFVGPSAEAMRTLGDKIGAKLLAEEVGVPVAPWSRGAVETLDAALTAAAEIGYPLMLKATAGGGGRGIRVVTSGAELTDAYERTSQEAARAFGSGVVFLERLVTGARHVEVQVIADGEGTAWALGVRDCSIQRRNQKIIEESASPVLPADKVTELKASAERLAVAVGYRGAATVEFLYHPGTEVLAFLEVNTRLQVEHPITESTTGFDLVKAQLHVASGGRLVGNPPVERGHAIEARLNAEDPDRDFAPAPGRIARLDLPAGPGIRVDTGVSEGDVIPADFDSMIAKIIAYGRDRDEALGRLRRAMRQTTVVIEGGATNKSFVLDLLDAPEVIDGSADTGWIDRVRGEGRLVSHRHSAVALAAAGIEVYEDEERVEQQRLLSTAFGGRPQVQHDSGRPLDLKLRNVGYRVRVARVGAHRFRVGIEAGGELRTADVELDRFDRYSGQIVVNGARYQLLTDTHGPVHLVEVDGVTHRVSRDEGGVVRSPVPALVVATPLAVGDEVEAGAPVLVLESMKMETVLQAPFRARLKECTVSVGSQVETGAPLLRLEPLADDDAEAAVEQPAAPVELDLPNGPTTVPAADRVRRGQEDLRSLLLGFDVDPHDERRVLDDYLAARRELVASGHRPLSGELALVEVFADLAELSRNRPTDEDGTDTHVHSPREYLHAYLQSLDVERAGLPDSFQAKLQRALAHYGVTELTRSPELEAAVFRIFLAQQRSATDAGVVTALLRAWLQEPPPDGTLREPTGLALERLVSATQLRFPVVSDLARGVVFGWFGQPLLRRTRAKVYAKVRAHLRYLDAHPDAPDRADRIAEMVRTTEPLVRLLGQRLPRAEKDNTVMLEVLTRRYYGNKGLTNVRASRVPLGTFVVAERAGSYLVSAAVRFERLGDALRGLEQLATGDTTIDADVYLSWDNLPGDADEMAAALSEVVRANPLPYQVRRLTVTLAGGRAGAMHHHFTFRASPTGMTEDRLIRGLHPYIAQRMQLERLNRYDLTRLPSSDEEVYLFQCVAADNPSDDRLVAFAQVRDLSPLREQDGRLVALPTAEDVVATCVDSIRRAQSRRSPRNRFNTNRIVLYVWPPSELTDDELDIIAKRVLPATAGAGLEEILFIGRRRDPQTGALNKIAMRICFDANGGVQVVFGEPSDEPLEPLDDYRLKALRARSRNSVYPYEVTELLGEFVEHDLDDAHALVPVHRPKGRNTAGIVAGVATTVTRRHPEGVTRVVLLGDPTKSLGALSEPECRRVIAALDLAERMRVPLEWYTLSSGARIAMRSGTENMDWVAAALKRIVEFTQAGGEINVVVAGINVGAQPYWNAEATMLMHTKGILVMTPDSAMVLTGKQALDFSGGVSADDNFGIGGYDRVMGPNGQAQYWAPNLAAAHDVLLAHYDHTYVVPGEAAPRRAETTDPADRDVSDFPHSVAGSDFRTVGEIFSAANPDRKKPFDIRTVMRALSDQDHPTLERWASMADAETVVVQDAHLGGYPVCLLGIESRSVPRRGFPPTDGPDAYTAGTLFPRSSKKAARAINAASGNRPLVVLANLSGFDGSPESMRKLQLEYGAEIGRAIVNFDGPIVFCVISRYHGGAFVVFSKALNPNMTVLALEGSYASVLGGAPAAAVVFAADVKSRVAADPRVRELEARATAASGAERAVLTAELDELRTTVRAEKIGEVAAEFDRIHSIQRAVEVGSVDAVIRTAELRPRIIATIEAGLRSSTREA; encoded by the coding sequence GTGTTCAGTCGTGTCGCCATCGTCAACCGTGGGGAGTCCGCGAGGCGGCTCATCCACGCCGCGCGGGAGCTTTCCGCGCAGACCGGGCACCGGATCGAGACCATCGCCCTCTACACCGACGTCGACCGGGCCTCGACGTTCGTCCGTGAGGCCGACCACGCCTACGACCTCGGCCCGGCGTCGGCCCGGCCGTACCTGGATCTGAAGGTACTGGAGCGCGCGCTGCGCGAGACCCGCGCAGACGCGGCGTGGGTGGGCTGGGGTTTCGTCGCCGAGGACCCGGCGTTCGCGGAGCTGTGCGAGCAGGTCGGCGTCACGTTCGTCGGCCCGAGCGCCGAGGCGATGCGTACCCTCGGCGACAAGATCGGCGCGAAGCTGCTGGCCGAGGAGGTCGGTGTACCGGTCGCGCCGTGGAGCCGCGGCGCGGTCGAGACGCTGGACGCGGCGCTGACCGCGGCGGCCGAGATCGGCTACCCGTTGATGCTGAAGGCGACCGCGGGCGGCGGCGGCCGGGGCATCCGGGTGGTGACGAGCGGGGCCGAGCTGACCGACGCGTACGAGCGGACCAGCCAGGAGGCGGCCCGCGCGTTCGGCAGCGGCGTGGTGTTCCTGGAGCGGCTGGTCACCGGCGCCCGGCACGTCGAGGTGCAGGTGATCGCGGACGGCGAGGGTACGGCGTGGGCGCTGGGCGTCCGCGACTGTTCGATCCAGCGCCGCAACCAGAAGATCATCGAGGAGTCGGCCTCGCCGGTACTGCCGGCCGACAAGGTCACCGAGCTGAAGGCGTCGGCGGAGCGACTGGCGGTGGCGGTCGGCTACCGGGGCGCGGCGACGGTCGAGTTCCTGTACCACCCCGGTACCGAGGTGCTCGCCTTCCTCGAGGTGAACACGCGGCTGCAGGTGGAGCACCCGATCACCGAGTCGACCACCGGCTTCGACCTGGTGAAGGCGCAACTGCACGTCGCGTCGGGCGGCCGGCTGGTCGGGAACCCGCCGGTGGAGCGCGGGCACGCGATCGAGGCGCGGCTCAACGCCGAGGACCCGGACCGCGACTTCGCGCCGGCGCCGGGCCGGATCGCCCGGCTGGACCTGCCGGCCGGCCCGGGCATCCGGGTGGACACGGGCGTCAGCGAGGGCGACGTCATCCCCGCCGACTTCGACTCGATGATCGCCAAGATCATCGCGTACGGGCGGGACCGGGACGAGGCGCTCGGCCGGCTGCGCCGGGCGATGCGGCAGACCACCGTGGTCATCGAGGGCGGCGCGACCAACAAGAGCTTCGTGCTCGACCTGCTCGACGCGCCCGAGGTGATCGACGGCAGCGCGGACACCGGCTGGATCGACCGGGTCCGCGGTGAGGGCCGGCTGGTGTCGCACCGGCACTCGGCGGTGGCGCTCGCCGCTGCCGGCATCGAGGTGTACGAGGACGAGGAACGCGTCGAGCAGCAGCGGCTGCTGTCGACCGCGTTCGGCGGCCGCCCGCAGGTGCAGCACGACAGCGGCCGGCCGCTGGATCTCAAGCTGCGCAACGTCGGCTACCGGGTACGGGTCGCGCGGGTGGGCGCGCACCGGTTCCGGGTCGGCATCGAGGCGGGCGGCGAGCTGCGTACCGCAGACGTCGAGCTGGACCGGTTCGACCGGTACTCCGGCCAGATCGTGGTCAACGGCGCCCGGTACCAGCTGCTGACCGACACGCACGGGCCGGTGCACCTGGTCGAGGTGGACGGGGTGACGCACCGGGTCAGCCGGGACGAGGGCGGCGTGGTCCGCTCGCCGGTACCGGCGCTGGTCGTGGCGACGCCGCTGGCGGTCGGGGACGAGGTCGAGGCCGGTGCCCCGGTGCTGGTGCTGGAGTCGATGAAGATGGAGACGGTGCTGCAGGCGCCGTTCCGGGCCCGGCTGAAGGAATGCACGGTGTCGGTGGGCAGCCAGGTGGAAACCGGCGCGCCGCTGCTGCGGCTGGAGCCGCTCGCCGACGACGACGCCGAGGCCGCCGTCGAGCAGCCGGCCGCTCCGGTCGAGCTGGACCTGCCGAACGGGCCGACGACGGTGCCGGCGGCCGACCGGGTCCGCCGCGGTCAGGAGGATCTGCGCAGCCTGCTGCTGGGTTTCGACGTCGACCCGCACGACGAGCGCCGGGTGCTCGACGACTACCTGGCCGCGCGCCGCGAACTCGTCGCGTCCGGGCACCGGCCGCTGTCCGGTGAGCTGGCGCTGGTGGAGGTTTTCGCCGATCTCGCCGAGCTGAGCCGCAACCGGCCGACCGACGAGGACGGCACCGACACCCACGTGCACAGCCCCCGCGAGTACCTGCACGCCTACCTGCAGAGCCTGGACGTCGAGCGGGCCGGGCTGCCCGACTCGTTCCAGGCCAAGCTGCAACGGGCGCTGGCGCACTACGGCGTGACCGAGCTGACCCGCAGCCCGGAGCTGGAAGCGGCGGTGTTCCGGATCTTCCTGGCCCAGCAGCGGTCGGCCACCGATGCGGGCGTGGTCACCGCGCTGCTGCGCGCCTGGCTGCAGGAGCCGCCGCCGGACGGGACGCTGCGCGAGCCGACCGGGCTGGCGCTGGAGCGGCTGGTGTCGGCCACCCAGCTCCGCTTCCCGGTGGTCTCCGATCTCGCCCGCGGCGTGGTGTTCGGCTGGTTCGGCCAGCCGCTGCTGCGCCGCACCCGGGCCAAGGTGTACGCGAAGGTGCGGGCGCACCTGCGCTACCTGGACGCGCATCCGGACGCGCCGGACCGGGCCGACCGGATCGCCGAGATGGTCCGTACCACCGAGCCGCTGGTGCGGCTGCTCGGTCAGCGGCTGCCGCGGGCCGAGAAGGACAACACCGTGATGCTGGAGGTGCTGACCCGGCGGTACTACGGGAACAAGGGGCTGACCAACGTCCGGGCCAGCCGGGTCCCGCTCGGTACGTTCGTGGTCGCCGAGCGCGCCGGGTCCTACCTGGTGTCGGCCGCGGTGCGGTTCGAACGGCTGGGTGACGCGCTGCGCGGGCTGGAACAGCTGGCGACCGGCGACACCACCATCGACGCCGACGTGTACCTGTCGTGGGACAACCTGCCCGGCGACGCGGACGAGATGGCCGCCGCGCTGTCCGAGGTGGTTCGCGCCAACCCGCTGCCGTACCAGGTGCGCCGGCTCACGGTGACCCTGGCGGGCGGCCGCGCCGGCGCGATGCACCACCACTTCACCTTCCGCGCCTCGCCCACCGGGATGACCGAGGACCGGCTGATCCGCGGCCTGCACCCGTACATCGCGCAGCGGATGCAGCTGGAGCGGCTGAACCGGTACGACCTGACCCGGCTGCCGTCCTCGGACGAGGAGGTCTACCTCTTCCAGTGCGTCGCGGCGGACAACCCGTCGGACGACCGGCTCGTCGCGTTCGCCCAGGTACGGGATCTGAGCCCGCTGCGGGAGCAGGACGGCCGGCTGGTGGCGTTGCCGACCGCCGAGGACGTCGTCGCCACCTGCGTCGACTCCATCCGGCGGGCCCAGTCCCGGCGGTCACCGCGGAACCGCTTCAACACCAACCGGATCGTGCTGTACGTGTGGCCGCCAAGCGAGCTGACCGACGACGAGCTCGACATCATCGCGAAGCGGGTGCTGCCGGCGACCGCGGGCGCCGGGCTGGAGGAGATCCTGTTCATCGGGCGGCGGCGGGACCCACAGACCGGTGCGCTGAACAAGATCGCGATGCGGATCTGCTTCGACGCCAACGGTGGCGTGCAGGTCGTGTTCGGCGAGCCGTCGGACGAGCCGCTCGAGCCGCTGGACGACTACCGGCTGAAGGCGTTGCGGGCGCGCAGCCGCAACTCGGTCTACCCGTACGAGGTGACCGAGCTGCTCGGCGAGTTCGTCGAGCACGATCTGGACGACGCGCACGCGCTGGTGCCGGTGCACCGGCCGAAGGGCCGCAACACCGCGGGCATCGTCGCCGGCGTCGCGACCACCGTCACGCGGCGGCATCCCGAGGGCGTCACCCGGGTGGTACTGCTGGGCGACCCGACCAAGTCGCTCGGCGCGCTGTCCGAGCCGGAGTGCCGCCGGGTGATCGCCGCGCTCGACCTGGCCGAGCGGATGCGGGTACCGCTGGAGTGGTACACGCTGTCGTCCGGCGCCCGGATCGCGATGCGGTCCGGTACCGAGAACATGGACTGGGTGGCGGCGGCGCTCAAGCGCATCGTCGAGTTCACCCAGGCCGGCGGCGAGATCAACGTCGTCGTCGCGGGCATCAACGTCGGCGCCCAGCCGTACTGGAACGCCGAGGCGACGATGCTCATGCACACCAAGGGAATCCTGGTGATGACGCCGGACTCGGCGATGGTGCTGACCGGCAAGCAGGCGCTGGACTTCTCCGGCGGCGTGTCGGCCGACGACAACTTCGGCATCGGCGGCTACGACCGGGTGATGGGCCCGAACGGCCAGGCCCAGTACTGGGCGCCGAACCTCGCCGCGGCGCACGACGTGCTGCTCGCGCACTACGACCACACGTACGTGGTGCCCGGCGAGGCGGCGCCGCGGCGGGCGGAGACGACCGACCCGGCCGACCGGGACGTCAGCGACTTCCCGCATTCCGTTGCGGGCAGCGACTTCCGGACCGTCGGCGAGATCTTCTCGGCGGCGAACCCGGACCGCAAGAAGCCGTTCGACATCCGTACCGTGATGCGGGCGCTGTCCGACCAGGACCACCCGACGCTGGAGCGGTGGGCCAGCATGGCGGACGCGGAGACCGTGGTGGTGCAGGACGCGCACCTCGGCGGCTACCCGGTCTGTCTGCTCGGCATCGAGTCGCGATCGGTGCCGCGGCGCGGCTTCCCGCCCACCGACGGGCCGGACGCCTACACCGCCGGTACGCTGTTCCCGCGCTCGTCGAAGAAGGCGGCCCGGGCGATCAACGCGGCCAGCGGCAACCGGCCGCTGGTGGTGCTGGCGAACCTGTCCGGCTTCGACGGCTCCCCGGAGTCGATGCGCAAGCTGCAGCTGGAGTACGGCGCGGAGATCGGCCGGGCGATCGTCAACTTCGACGGCCCGATCGTGTTCTGCGTGATCTCCCGCTACCACGGCGGTGCGTTCGTGGTGTTCTCCAAGGCGCTCAACCCGAACATGACGGTGCTCGCGCTGGAGGGCTCGTACGCCTCGGTGCTGGGCGGCGCGCCGGCCGCGGCCGTGGTGTTCGCGGCCGACGTCAAGTCGCGGGTCGCCGCCGATCCGCGGGTGCGGGAGCTGGAGGCGCGGGCGACCGCGGCGTCCGGCGCCGAGCGGGCGGTGCTGACCGCCGAGCTGGACGAGCTGCGCACCACGGTACGGGCGGAGAAGATCGGCGAGGTGGCCGCCGAGTTCGACCGGATCCACAGCATCCAGCGCGCGGTCGAGGTCGGCTCGGTCGACGCGGTGATCCGCACGGCGGAGCTTCGACCGCGGATCATCGCCACCATCGAGGCCGGCCTGCGCTCCTCGACGCGGGAGGCGTGA
- a CDS encoding glycoside hydrolase family 15 protein has protein sequence MRIEDYALIGDLQTAALVGRNGSVDWLCLPRFDSAACFTALLGEPTHGRWLIGPVDPVTRISRRYRDGTLILETDLETADGAVRLIDFMPPREPGARPQLTRIVQGLRGRVRLQVELVVRFEYGSVVPWVQRVPDGVVAQAGPDALHLATSVPLHGHELTTVGEFELAAGGTERFMLTWFPPYEPPGLVEDAYSALARTERWWLDWSGRCGYTGAYADEVLRSLIVLKALTDRQTGAVVAAPTTSLPEDLGGERNWDYRYTWLRDSVLALNALLAGGYTGEARAFADCVFRATAGHPEQMQIMYGIAGERRLAEYELDHLPGYEGSRPVRVGNAAAGQFQLDVYGEVLGVAAVVAGHVGRYPDRQWRQQRKLLDYLDGVWQQPDDGMWESRGPRRHYTQSKLMAWVAFDRAVAMANRFGLDGPVEKWAATRDAIRAEILDRAWDPRRETFTQYYGSTALDAGALMIPLVGLLPGGDPRVTSTIDVVRAELGRDGLLSRYSTDDTDDGLPGTEGQFLACSFWLVDALAWNGRRDEARELFERLLGLANDVGLFAEEYDVRHGRQVGNFPQAFTHLALINAARVLSPDQPHPFEQAPPAPRSS, from the coding sequence ATGCGGATCGAGGACTACGCGCTGATCGGTGACCTGCAGACGGCAGCGCTGGTGGGGCGCAACGGATCGGTGGACTGGCTGTGCCTGCCGCGGTTCGACTCGGCGGCCTGCTTCACCGCGCTGCTCGGCGAGCCGACGCACGGCCGGTGGCTGATCGGCCCGGTCGACCCGGTCACCCGGATCTCCCGGCGGTACCGGGACGGCACGCTGATCCTGGAGACCGACCTGGAGACGGCGGACGGCGCGGTGCGGCTGATCGACTTCATGCCGCCGCGCGAGCCCGGCGCCCGGCCCCAGCTGACCCGGATCGTGCAGGGCCTGCGTGGCCGGGTACGGCTGCAGGTCGAGCTGGTGGTGCGGTTCGAGTACGGGTCGGTCGTGCCGTGGGTGCAGCGGGTACCGGACGGGGTGGTCGCGCAGGCCGGGCCGGACGCGCTGCACCTCGCCACCTCGGTACCGCTGCACGGGCACGAGCTGACCACGGTCGGCGAGTTCGAGCTCGCGGCGGGCGGCACGGAGCGGTTCATGCTGACCTGGTTCCCGCCGTACGAGCCGCCCGGGCTGGTGGAGGACGCGTACTCGGCGCTGGCCCGGACCGAACGGTGGTGGCTGGACTGGTCCGGCCGGTGCGGCTACACCGGTGCGTACGCCGACGAGGTGTTGCGGTCCCTGATCGTGCTGAAGGCGTTGACCGACCGGCAGACCGGTGCCGTCGTGGCGGCGCCGACCACCTCGCTGCCGGAGGACCTCGGCGGCGAGCGCAACTGGGACTACCGCTACACCTGGCTGCGCGACTCCGTGCTGGCGCTCAACGCGCTCCTCGCCGGCGGGTACACCGGCGAGGCGCGGGCCTTCGCCGACTGCGTCTTCCGCGCCACCGCGGGGCATCCGGAGCAGATGCAGATCATGTACGGGATCGCCGGCGAGCGGCGGCTCGCCGAGTACGAGCTGGACCACCTGCCGGGATACGAGGGCTCCCGGCCGGTACGGGTCGGCAACGCGGCGGCCGGCCAGTTCCAGCTGGACGTGTACGGCGAGGTGCTCGGCGTCGCCGCCGTGGTCGCCGGCCACGTGGGCCGGTACCCGGACCGGCAGTGGCGGCAGCAGCGCAAGCTGCTGGACTACCTCGACGGCGTGTGGCAACAGCCGGACGACGGGATGTGGGAGTCGCGCGGCCCGCGCCGGCACTACACCCAGTCGAAGCTGATGGCCTGGGTCGCGTTCGACCGGGCGGTCGCGATGGCGAACCGGTTCGGGCTGGACGGCCCGGTCGAGAAGTGGGCGGCGACCCGGGACGCGATCCGGGCCGAGATCCTGGACCGTGCCTGGGATCCGCGCCGCGAGACGTTCACCCAGTACTACGGGTCCACCGCGTTGGACGCCGGGGCGCTGATGATCCCGCTGGTCGGGCTGCTGCCCGGCGGCGACCCGCGGGTGACGTCGACGATCGACGTGGTCCGCGCCGAGTTGGGGCGCGACGGGTTGCTGTCGCGCTACTCCACCGATGACACCGACGACGGCCTGCCCGGTACCGAGGGGCAGTTCCTGGCCTGCTCGTTCTGGCTGGTGGATGCGTTGGCGTGGAACGGAAGGCGGGACGAGGCGCGGGAGCTGTTCGAGCGGCTGCTGGGGCTGGCCAACGACGTCGGCCTCTTCGCCGAGGAGTACGACGTGCGGCACGGCCGGCAGGTCGGCAACTTCCCGCAGGCGTTCACCCACCTCGCGCTGATCAACGCCGCCCGGGTGCTCAGCCCCGACCAGCCGCACCCGTTCGAGCAGGCACCGCCCGCGCCACGGTCCAGCTAG
- a CDS encoding cation diffusion facilitator family transporter, protein MAAVSISSSSGSCCRISVGRRIGSAALVADGLHARTDGFTSLTVLLGAGGVAIGWSWADPIVGLAITVAIAFVLKDAAREIYRRLMDAVDPDLVDAAETALAATPGVRVVGALRLRWIGHRLHAETDLTVDASLSVLDAHAIAVDAEHALLHAVPRLSEVTVHTDPATDNAHEPLAHHR, encoded by the coding sequence GTGGCAGCGGTCTCGATCAGCTCGTCGTCCGGTAGCTGTTGCCGCATCTCGGTCGGCCGCCGGATCGGCTCCGCCGCCCTGGTCGCCGACGGCCTGCACGCCCGCACCGACGGCTTCACCTCCCTCACCGTACTGCTGGGCGCCGGCGGGGTGGCCATCGGCTGGAGCTGGGCCGATCCCATCGTCGGCCTGGCAATCACGGTGGCGATCGCGTTCGTACTCAAGGACGCCGCCCGGGAGATCTACCGCCGGCTGATGGACGCGGTCGACCCCGACCTGGTCGACGCCGCCGAGACCGCACTCGCCGCCACCCCCGGCGTCCGCGTCGTGGGCGCGCTGCGGCTGCGGTGGATCGGCCACCGGCTACACGCCGAGACCGACCTGACCGTCGATGCCAGCCTGTCCGTCCTCGACGCGCACGCCATCGCCGTCGACGCCGAACACGCGCTGCTGCACGCCGTACCGCGACTGTCCGAGGTCACCGTCCACACCGACCCCGCCACCGACAACGCCCACGAACCGCTCGCCCACCACCGCTAG
- a CDS encoding endonuclease/exonuclease/phosphatase family protein — translation MIITLATVNAWQLYDEQAAQPERWRRVEELVAGLNADVVAVQELIADGADEPARQAGADAALRRLAERTGLYCEVDGRAAAAAGGGRYHAGLLWRADRASVRPGSLVRLGRASHGLWHGMVTCVLTIDGTPLRVGSVHLSPHSPPWRAADAYQVLTAMHPDTLPGFVGGDWNSIGASRIETGDGWHHYDRSPYPAPVWHPAHGYQLGGDGQVDRGAAEVLENAGGMRDCAVLFGAPWQPTTGYHPIDPQPPRRIDRWYATHRVPAAAIAGYAVADPGRVGTDTDHRPVLVTVDTGALPGAAPAG, via the coding sequence ATGATCATCACGCTGGCCACGGTGAACGCCTGGCAGCTCTACGACGAGCAGGCCGCCCAGCCGGAGCGGTGGCGGCGGGTCGAGGAGCTGGTCGCCGGCCTGAACGCCGACGTGGTCGCGGTGCAGGAGCTGATCGCCGACGGCGCCGACGAACCGGCCCGGCAGGCCGGCGCGGACGCGGCGCTGCGGCGACTGGCCGAGCGGACCGGGCTGTACTGCGAGGTCGACGGCCGGGCCGCGGCGGCGGCCGGTGGCGGCCGGTACCACGCGGGTCTGCTGTGGCGCGCGGATCGGGCGTCGGTACGGCCGGGAAGCCTGGTCCGGCTGGGCCGCGCCTCGCACGGCCTGTGGCACGGCATGGTCACCTGCGTCCTGACCATCGACGGCACGCCGCTGCGGGTCGGGTCGGTGCACCTGTCGCCGCACTCGCCGCCGTGGCGGGCCGCCGACGCGTACCAGGTGCTGACCGCGATGCACCCCGACACGCTGCCCGGGTTCGTCGGGGGCGACTGGAACAGCATCGGCGCCAGCCGGATCGAGACCGGCGACGGGTGGCACCACTACGACCGGTCCCCTTATCCGGCGCCGGTCTGGCATCCGGCGCACGGCTACCAGCTCGGCGGCGACGGGCAGGTGGACCGCGGTGCGGCGGAGGTGCTCGAGAACGCCGGCGGGATGCGCGACTGCGCGGTGCTTTTCGGCGCGCCGTGGCAGCCCACCACCGGTTACCACCCGATCGACCCGCAGCCGCCGCGGCGCATCGACCGCTGGTACGCCACCCACCGGGTTCCGGCGGCGGCGATCGCCGGCTACGCGGTGGCCGATCCCGGACGGGTCGGTACCGACACCGACCATCGGCCGGTACTGGTCACCGTCGACACCGGCGCGCTGCCCGGCGCGGCCCCGGCCGGATGA